The following proteins are co-located in the Streptomyces bottropensis ATCC 25435 genome:
- a CDS encoding RICIN domain-containing protein, with translation MTSPPRANSRGLHRLCKTTVIRAVTLATAATAALLFAQPPTAAPGPRTLTDAAPVAVTDRQIPVPKAPMGWASWNAFAAKVDYNVIKQQVDAFVAAGLPEAGYEYINIDEGWWQGTRDSAGNITIDEAEWPGGMKAIADYIHSKGLKAGIYTDAGKDGCGYYFPTGRPAAPGSGSEGHYVQDMTQFSKWGFDFVKVDWCGGDAEGLDPKTTYQAISDAVATATATTGRPLALSLCNWGYSNPWNWAPGMGPMWRTNTDIFYHGQGLTYAGMLTNYDRNVHPTAQHTGYYNDPDMLMIGMGLSAAQDRTHMNLWAVSGAPLLAGNDLSTMTTQTANILKNPEVIAVDQDPRGQQGVKVAEDTTGLQVYGKVLSGSGNRAVVLLNRTSTTQNMTVRWSDLGLTNAAATVRDLWSRSDVGTPGTSYTTSVPAGTSVMLTVKGGTEQASSAYTGTSSFTGVAAGNTGLKTVDVSYTNNTSSARVGTLTVNGQTSTKVSFPPTGSSPGNISVAMSLTKGSANTITFSGAPALEGIVVRPLPGTNGTLITGTGSGRCADIDDNTITNGTDAQLWDCSGGRNQVWQYTSRKELVVYGNKCLDAWDRGTSNGTRVVIWDCHGGTNQQWNVNADGTIVNVNSGLCLDAYNAATTNGTKLVLWSCNGQNNQKWSQA, from the coding sequence ATGACCTCCCCTCCACGTGCCAACTCCCGTGGTCTCCACCGGCTTTGCAAGACGACGGTGATCCGCGCCGTCACCCTGGCGACCGCCGCCACGGCCGCCCTGCTCTTCGCCCAGCCGCCGACCGCGGCCCCCGGCCCCCGGACGCTGACCGACGCCGCTCCCGTGGCGGTGACGGACCGGCAAATACCGGTGCCGAAGGCCCCGATGGGCTGGGCCTCCTGGAACGCCTTCGCCGCGAAGGTCGACTACAACGTCATCAAGCAGCAGGTCGACGCGTTCGTCGCGGCAGGGCTGCCCGAGGCCGGCTACGAGTACATCAACATCGACGAGGGCTGGTGGCAGGGCACCCGCGACAGCGCGGGCAACATCACCATCGACGAGGCCGAGTGGCCCGGCGGCATGAAGGCCATCGCCGACTACATCCACAGCAAGGGCCTGAAGGCGGGCATCTACACCGACGCCGGCAAGGACGGCTGCGGCTACTACTTCCCCACCGGCCGCCCGGCCGCGCCCGGCAGTGGCAGCGAGGGCCACTACGTCCAGGACATGACGCAGTTCTCGAAGTGGGGCTTCGACTTCGTGAAGGTCGACTGGTGCGGCGGTGACGCCGAGGGCCTCGACCCGAAGACCACCTACCAGGCCATCAGCGACGCCGTGGCCACCGCGACCGCCACCACCGGCCGCCCCCTCGCCCTCTCCCTGTGCAACTGGGGCTACTCCAACCCCTGGAACTGGGCGCCCGGCATGGGCCCCATGTGGCGGACGAACACGGACATCTTCTACCACGGCCAGGGCCTGACGTACGCGGGCATGCTGACCAACTACGACCGGAACGTGCACCCCACGGCCCAGCACACCGGCTACTACAACGACCCCGACATGCTGATGATCGGCATGGGCCTCAGCGCCGCCCAGGACCGCACCCACATGAACCTGTGGGCGGTCTCCGGCGCCCCGCTGCTCGCGGGCAACGACCTCTCCACCATGACCACCCAGACGGCGAACATCCTCAAGAACCCCGAGGTCATCGCCGTCGACCAGGACCCCCGCGGCCAGCAGGGCGTCAAGGTCGCCGAGGACACCACCGGCCTCCAGGTGTACGGCAAGGTCCTCTCCGGCAGCGGCAACCGCGCGGTCGTCCTGCTCAACCGCACCTCCACCACGCAGAACATGACCGTCCGCTGGTCCGACCTGGGCCTGACGAACGCCGCCGCGACCGTGCGTGACCTGTGGAGCCGCAGCGACGTCGGTACGCCCGGCACGAGTTACACCACCAGCGTCCCCGCGGGCACCTCCGTGATGCTCACCGTCAAGGGCGGCACCGAGCAGGCGTCGAGCGCGTACACCGGCACGTCGAGCTTCACCGGCGTGGCCGCCGGGAACACCGGGCTGAAGACGGTCGACGTCTCGTACACCAACAACACCTCCTCGGCCCGCGTCGGCACCCTCACCGTCAACGGCCAGACCTCCACGAAGGTCTCCTTCCCGCCGACCGGCTCCTCCCCCGGCAACATCTCCGTCGCCATGTCGCTCACCAAGGGCAGCGCCAACACGATCACGTTCTCCGGCGCCCCGGCCCTCGAAGGCATCGTCGTACGGCCGCTGCCCGGCACCAACGGCACCCTGATCACCGGCACGGGCTCCGGCCGCTGCGCGGACATCGACGACAACACGATCACCAACGGCACCGACGCCCAGCTGTGGGACTGCTCCGGCGGCCGGAACCAGGTCTGGCAGTACACCTCCCGCAAGGAACTCGTCGTGTACGGCAACAAGTGCCTGGACGCCTGGGACCGCGGCACCTCCAACGGCACCCGTGTCGTCATCTGGGACTGCCACGGCGGTACCAACCAGCAGTGGAACGTGAACGCCGACGGCACGATCGTCAACGTCAACTCCGGCCTCTGCCTGGACGCCTACAACGCGGCGACCACCAACGGCACGAAGCTCGTCCTGTGGTCCTGCAACGGCCAGAACAACCAGAAGTGGAGCCAGGCATGA
- a CDS encoding LAETG motif-containing sortase-dependent surface protein: MSIVRRVIVTRMVGTGIAALALSAAVSAPAFAQDTPGGEGWGKKSYAPGQGAGTPTETDRCEFSLDGVKFADWVKLDEQNLKPTEDGKVHIKVRAASDATTCTVSLASYLAHGPTFATSGEQVLVDFDTVTVAQGATDSLDIAVPDAGCYGQVDLYRGKVKFDGKLDAKDGFEHGDVPKGPDRPVIKDKLIAAWNGGTKDCTTEQPPAEENPPAEEQPPGGDQPPAEEQPPADEKPPADTTPPADDKPPADAPPKAESPSPSPSDSTPGAATPNGGEPGDLAETGGGNAIPIAMGAAGLVAAGGVIFVMTRRKSTNRTAS, from the coding sequence ATGTCCATAGTGAGACGTGTCATCGTGACCCGCATGGTGGGAACGGGCATCGCCGCTCTCGCGCTGAGCGCGGCCGTGTCCGCTCCGGCCTTCGCCCAGGACACGCCCGGCGGCGAGGGCTGGGGCAAGAAGAGCTACGCCCCCGGCCAGGGCGCGGGCACGCCCACCGAGACCGACCGCTGCGAGTTCTCGCTGGACGGCGTGAAGTTCGCCGACTGGGTCAAGCTCGACGAGCAGAACCTCAAGCCCACCGAGGACGGCAAGGTCCACATCAAGGTCCGCGCCGCCTCCGACGCCACGACCTGCACGGTCTCCCTCGCGTCCTACCTCGCCCACGGCCCGACCTTCGCCACCTCCGGCGAGCAGGTCCTCGTCGACTTCGACACGGTGACGGTCGCCCAGGGCGCGACGGACTCCCTGGACATCGCGGTCCCCGACGCGGGCTGCTACGGCCAGGTCGACCTCTACCGGGGCAAGGTGAAGTTCGACGGCAAGCTCGACGCGAAGGACGGCTTCGAGCACGGCGACGTCCCCAAGGGCCCGGACCGCCCGGTCATCAAGGACAAGCTGATCGCGGCCTGGAACGGCGGCACGAAGGACTGCACGACGGAGCAGCCGCCTGCCGAGGAGAACCCCCCGGCGGAGGAGCAGCCCCCGGGCGGCGACCAGCCGCCCGCCGAGGAGCAGCCGCCGGCGGACGAGAAGCCCCCGGCGGACACGACCCCGCCGGCCGACGACAAGCCCCCGGCCGACGCGCCCCCGAAGGCCGAGTCCCCCTCGCCCTCTCCCTCCGACTCCACCCCCGGCGCCGCCACCCCCAACGGCGGTGAGCCCGGCGACCTCGCCGAGACGGGCGGCGGCAACGCCATCCCGATCGCCATGGGCGCGGCGGGCCTCGTCGCCGCGGGCGGCGTGATCTTCGTGATGACGCGACGCAAGAGCACGAACCGCACGGCGTCGTGA
- a CDS encoding glycoside hydrolase family 43 protein, translating into MSGTTSGHGLSRRMFLGTAATVPLAATGVLTLGAGTAHAADSAYAMVYFTESNTMLEADYGLHLAVSQDGLNWTPLNQNAPLVTPTQGAGGLRDPFLMRKQDGTFVVLATDLKGTDWNYNSTYIHVWDSTDLRTFTGYRRVKLHDMTGTHSWAPEAYWDASRGRYGILYSSVNSSGHNVIMVSYTTDFVTTSNPQVFFDPGYDIIDGNLTVGVNGVNYLYHKVNQTLVGARSTTLNPGSFTPFSTAVSHGGTEAPTVVKSLTSNSWYLWGDTYTPNGVFYAWQSSDLAAGIWTALDQKLYTQPLNSKHCGIHPITSTEYANLLTKWGAPAWNRLKSYNFPSRYVRHSNYVGRIDEYPFDPFTDSQWKLVPGLADSSGVSFQSVSHPTRYLRHYSYSLRLDVNDGTSTFAADATFTRVAGLADSTWSSFRSYNNPTRYIRHSNYVLRIDPISTATEKADATFRVGY; encoded by the coding sequence ATGAGCGGCACGACCAGCGGGCACGGCCTCTCCCGCCGCATGTTCCTCGGCACGGCGGCCACCGTGCCGCTGGCCGCGACCGGTGTGCTCACCCTCGGCGCCGGCACCGCCCACGCCGCGGACTCGGCCTACGCGATGGTCTACTTCACCGAGTCGAACACGATGCTGGAGGCCGACTACGGCCTCCACCTGGCCGTCAGCCAGGACGGACTCAACTGGACCCCACTGAACCAGAACGCCCCCCTGGTCACCCCGACCCAGGGCGCGGGCGGGCTGCGCGACCCGTTCCTGATGCGCAAGCAGGACGGTACGTTCGTCGTCCTGGCGACGGACCTCAAGGGCACCGACTGGAACTACAACAGCACCTACATCCACGTCTGGGACTCGACCGACCTACGGACCTTCACCGGCTACCGGCGCGTGAAGCTGCACGACATGACCGGCACCCACAGCTGGGCCCCGGAGGCCTACTGGGACGCCTCACGCGGCCGGTACGGCATCCTCTACTCCTCGGTGAACAGCAGCGGCCACAACGTCATCATGGTCAGCTACACCACCGACTTCGTCACGACGTCCAACCCCCAGGTCTTCTTCGACCCCGGCTACGACATCATCGACGGCAACCTCACGGTCGGTGTCAACGGCGTCAACTACCTCTACCACAAGGTGAACCAGACCCTGGTGGGCGCCCGCTCGACGACCCTGAACCCCGGCAGCTTCACCCCGTTCAGCACCGCCGTGTCCCACGGCGGCACCGAGGCCCCCACGGTCGTGAAGTCCCTGACGTCCAACTCCTGGTACCTGTGGGGCGACACGTACACCCCCAACGGCGTTTTCTACGCCTGGCAGTCCAGCGACCTGGCCGCCGGCATCTGGACCGCCCTCGACCAGAAGCTCTACACCCAGCCGCTCAACTCCAAGCACTGCGGCATCCACCCGATCACCTCGACCGAGTACGCCAACCTGCTGACCAAGTGGGGCGCGCCGGCCTGGAACCGCCTCAAGTCGTACAACTTCCCCTCGCGCTACGTCCGCCACAGCAACTACGTGGGCCGCATCGACGAGTACCCCTTCGACCCGTTCACGGACTCCCAGTGGAAGCTGGTCCCGGGCCTGGCGGACTCCTCCGGGGTCTCCTTCCAGTCGGTCAGCCACCCCACCCGCTATCTCCGCCACTACAGCTACAGCCTGCGCCTCGACGTGAACGACGGCACGTCGACCTTCGCCGCCGACGCCACGTTCACCCGCGTCGCCGGCCTCGCGGACTCGACCTGGTCGTCCTTCCGCTCGTACAACAACCCGACCCGCTACATCCGGCACAGCAACTACGTGCTCCGCATCGACCCGATCTCGACGGCGACGGAGAAGGCGGACGCGACGTTCCGGGTCGGCTACTGA
- a CDS encoding DUF6174 domain-containing protein, translated as MPTPATVRVRHRAAAAAATAATLLWALSACGEESTTAKGSSPSSWEEPSAYRYTLRSSEGERALIGTFEVTVRDGKVVKAVGIDESGRRVVDRKLTEVPTIAGLSKQVEAARDEGADAVDVEYAKDGRPTSISIDWEEDAIDDEEAYTLGDYEALG; from the coding sequence ATGCCGACGCCCGCCACCGTACGAGTCCGTCACCGCGCCGCGGCCGCCGCCGCGACGGCCGCAACGTTGCTATGGGCGCTCTCCGCGTGCGGGGAGGAGTCGACGACAGCGAAGGGGTCGTCGCCCTCTTCTTGGGAGGAGCCCTCCGCGTACCGCTACACCCTGAGGTCGAGCGAGGGTGAGCGGGCGCTGATCGGGACGTTCGAGGTGACGGTCCGGGACGGGAAGGTCGTGAAGGCCGTCGGGATCGACGAGAGCGGCCGACGGGTGGTGGACCGGAAACTGACCGAAGTGCCCACCATCGCGGGGTTGTCGAAGCAGGTGGAGGCGGCACGGGACGAAGGCGCCGACGCCGTGGACGTCGAGTACGCGAAGGACGGCCGTCCGACCAGCATCTCCATCGACTGGGAGGAGGACGCGATCGACGACGAGGAGGCGTACACCCTCGGCGACTACGAGGCGCTCGGCTGA